The DNA segment GGAGCGGAGGTAATTCCGCTCCCTACCCGATTTTGCGGCGCCTTCGGGCGATCATGGCTTGTGGCGGAGGGGGGGTCTCTTGACCTTCTCCTCTACTGGAAGGTATAGGCTGAGCCTGGATCGGAGGGGTCCATGGAAGGGAAGCTGATCGGTGAGGTCGCCAAAGAGTCGGGCGTACGTCCGGGGACATTGCGGTACTATGAGGCCCTGCGCCTCCTGCCGGTTCCGCGACGGTCGGGAGGTGGATACCGGCTCTATGACGGGCAGTCCCGGCAGCAGATCGCCTTTATTGCCAATGCGAAAAGCCTGGGCCTGACGCTGAGAGAGATCCGGCAGATCATCATCGCCCGAAGCGATGGCCGGCTTCCGTGCGACTCCGTGCGCACCATGCTCTCGGACCATGTCAGAAATATCGATCAGCAAATCGTCAGACTCCAGGCGCTGAAATTCGAGCTCCAGACCGTCTTACGCGCATATCGCGCGCGTCCGAATGGCCGCGCGGTCACGCGGCACGCCATCTGCCCTTTGATCGAGACCGTGCCGGGCGGCCGTCGCACACGTACAAGTGGAGGTGGAGCACGATGATCAAGGTCGTTTCGCTGTGTCCCGCCTGCAGCCAGTGCCCTGCGGTCGAGATCGATGGGCACGAAGTCCGTATCGGCGAAGGCGCCAACCGCGTCACGTTGTCGCCGGCGGAGTGGAATGTTCTCGTGCAATCGATCAAGCGCGGAGAGTTGGACGAGGTGAAGGCGACGGAGTAAATCGTTTCAGCCTGAAGCTTACTCTAACACACCACAGCCAGCCCTTACCGGCTGAGTTGTGATAGTGAACCAGCCAAGCCCACCCGTTGACTGACATTTCCACGCCACCGCAGCGTGCTCTCGGACATACGCCGAATCTACGTGGTGCCCAACACCATTTCGCGGTGGGAGACTGCGACGTATCGCCGGCAGGATCAATGCGACTCCAGAGCGTTTTCGTCGGTCATCGACATCCTTGCCGGTCACCCGATACGATGTAGTTACGGTCACTACCTGGAGGACCTCGCCTGCGGCTTGGCTTACGCGATGCCAACCAACACTTCTCTACCCTCGTCAAGACAATCAAACGGGGCGAGGAGGTCATCCTTACGGATAGGGGGCACCCGATTGCGGTTGTGACTCCACTGCGGGCAGGGCGGACCGTTAGCGCGACTCTCGAGAGACTGGCACAGGCGGGGTTTGTGCGCCTCCCGACCCGTCCCGGCCCCGTCGGCCGCGCCAAGCCGGTTCGGGCACAAGGCATCCCGGTCTCGCAGTTCCTGAATCAGGAACGCGAAGCGCGATGAGCGTCGCCACATGGCTGTATGTGGACACGAGCGTGCTCGTCCAACGCGTGGTCCAAGAAGCTGGGTCGGACGCCGCATCCCTGGAGACAGCGGCGTCTCCCATCGTTACGTCGGCACTGGCCCCGGTCGAAGCGTTGTCGGCCATTGTGGCCAAGCATCGA comes from the bacterium genome and includes:
- a CDS encoding MerR family transcriptional regulator; translation: MEGKLIGEVAKESGVRPGTLRYYEALRLLPVPRRSGGGYRLYDGQSRQQIAFIANAKSLGLTLREIRQIIIARSDGRLPCDSVRTMLSDHVRNIDQQIVRLQALKFELQTVLRAYRARPNGRAVTRHAICPLIETVPGGRRTRTSGGGAR